In one Cystobacter fuscus DSM 2262 genomic region, the following are encoded:
- a CDS encoding M16 family metallopeptidase — MKAFIAATALALGLPAFAQQEAKPLQPGREALSIPYDKYALPNGLEVLLARDPKLPVVAVNVWYHVGAYDEQPGRTGFAHLFEHMMFQGSKHVPDDVHIALLEQLGGTDLNGTTNFDRTNYFETVPSNQLATALWLESDRMGFLLDALDEKKLRTQQEVVKNERRQGVETRPYGIAQEKFWQTLFPAPHPYHGKVIGSMADLNAATVEDVKAFFRKWYAPANATLAVVGDFEPQQARALIEKYFATLPSTPKPSRPEVAPVKLTGEKLVRHDEKIGTLPLVMMGWHTPPYLSEGDAIADMLGNVLGTGKSSRLYKRLVVDKGLAQSVSASQQSLGAQSVFTVEAVARPGVSSDALVKEMDAVLEEMRRVGPTSAELDQARTRFETQMLAGLQSVGGFGGKADTLQSYNHFRGDPGFLVHDLERYDAVTPERVRDFARDTLQPGARVVLHAVPSTPSPSPAPSKEKP; from the coding sequence ATGAAAGCGTTCATCGCCGCCACCGCCCTCGCCCTTGGCCTTCCGGCCTTCGCCCAACAAGAGGCGAAGCCGCTCCAGCCCGGACGCGAGGCACTCTCCATCCCCTACGACAAGTACGCGCTGCCCAACGGCCTGGAGGTGCTGCTCGCGCGCGACCCCAAGCTGCCCGTGGTCGCCGTCAACGTCTGGTACCACGTGGGCGCCTACGACGAGCAGCCGGGCCGCACCGGCTTCGCCCACCTCTTCGAGCACATGATGTTCCAGGGCTCCAAGCACGTGCCGGATGACGTGCACATCGCGCTGCTCGAGCAGCTCGGCGGCACGGACTTGAACGGCACCACCAACTTCGATCGCACCAACTACTTCGAGACCGTGCCGAGCAACCAGCTGGCCACCGCGCTGTGGCTGGAGAGCGACCGGATGGGCTTCTTGCTCGACGCGCTCGACGAGAAGAAGCTGCGCACCCAGCAGGAGGTGGTGAAGAACGAGCGCCGCCAGGGCGTGGAGACGCGCCCCTACGGCATCGCCCAGGAGAAGTTCTGGCAGACGCTCTTCCCCGCGCCCCACCCCTACCACGGCAAGGTCATCGGCTCGATGGCGGACCTGAACGCCGCCACCGTGGAGGACGTGAAGGCCTTCTTCCGCAAGTGGTACGCCCCCGCCAACGCCACGCTCGCCGTGGTGGGTGACTTCGAGCCCCAACAGGCCCGCGCCCTCATCGAGAAGTACTTCGCCACGCTGCCCAGCACCCCCAAGCCCTCGCGCCCCGAGGTGGCCCCGGTGAAGCTCACCGGGGAGAAGCTCGTGCGCCACGACGAGAAGATCGGCACGCTGCCCCTGGTGATGATGGGCTGGCACACCCCGCCGTACCTGAGCGAGGGCGATGCCATCGCGGACATGCTCGGCAACGTGCTCGGCACGGGCAAGTCCAGCCGGCTCTACAAGCGGCTCGTGGTGGACAAGGGGCTCGCCCAGAGCGTGAGCGCCTCCCAGCAGAGCCTCGGCGCCCAGTCCGTCTTCACCGTGGAGGCGGTGGCCCGGCCCGGCGTGTCCAGCGACGCGCTCGTCAAGGAGATGGACGCGGTGCTCGAGGAGATGCGCCGCGTGGGCCCGACGTCCGCGGAGCTCGACCAGGCGCGCACGCGCTTCGAGACACAGATGCTCGCCGGGCTCCAGTCGGTGGGGGGCTTTGGCGGCAAGGCCGACACGCTGCAGAGCTACAACCACTTCCGCGGGGACCCGGGCTTCCTGGTGCACGACCTGGAGCGCTACGACGCGGTGACGCCCGAGCGCGTGCGCGACTTCGCCCGCGACACGCTCCAGCCCGGCGCGCGCGTGGTGCTGCACGCCGTGCCCTCGACGCCGAGCCCGTCCCCCGCCCCCTCGAAGGAGAAGCCGTGA
- a CDS encoding MFS transporter, whose protein sequence is MRALHLSRYSSLRAFGHRDFVHVWWGTLISNIGTWMETLALGVFVTTVTGRAEATGGIAALTFLPAVVLSPVGGALADRFDRRKWVAAGTLVQALLALVLTVLALTGRLTVPAVAVLSLLNGCTNSLINPAFSALISQSVPPEDLSSAVSLNSAQYNLGRIMGPAIAAGVLAAGGIAWALAVNTLSFVAVLVALWHVRPSERTGARRHEPLWSGIQRGAQVARDDAGIRLAMLGALLVSALVAPFIGLVPVFAIRVFQQGAAATSLLVTMQGVGAVLAAMLLGPLMERLGRRRLLEASLILLGPMAAVYWMTPTLHAAALAIVGLGALYMATLTCINTTCQLRVPRELQGRISSLYSMMIAVGYAGGVWLQGLLADRWGVRLVTGACALLFLALVLTLRLLRPRAFEATEAPCVVDPAHRPAPALHLEGNDF, encoded by the coding sequence GTGCGCGCCCTTCATTTGTCTCGCTATTCATCGCTCCGGGCCTTCGGGCATCGGGATTTCGTCCACGTGTGGTGGGGAACGCTCATCTCCAACATCGGCACGTGGATGGAGACGCTCGCACTGGGCGTCTTCGTCACCACGGTGACGGGCCGTGCCGAGGCCACCGGAGGCATCGCCGCCCTGACCTTCCTGCCCGCGGTGGTGCTGTCCCCGGTGGGAGGGGCGCTCGCGGACCGGTTCGATCGGCGCAAGTGGGTCGCCGCGGGCACGCTCGTGCAGGCGCTGCTGGCGCTGGTGCTCACGGTGCTCGCGCTCACCGGCCGGCTCACCGTGCCCGCGGTGGCCGTGCTGTCGCTGCTCAACGGGTGCACCAACAGCCTCATCAACCCGGCCTTCTCCGCGCTCATCTCCCAGTCGGTGCCGCCGGAGGATCTGTCGAGCGCGGTGAGCCTCAACTCGGCGCAGTACAACCTCGGGCGCATCATGGGCCCGGCGATCGCCGCGGGCGTGCTCGCCGCGGGGGGGATTGCCTGGGCGCTGGCCGTCAACACGCTGTCCTTCGTGGCGGTGCTCGTGGCGCTCTGGCACGTGCGGCCCTCGGAGCGCACGGGGGCGCGGCGGCACGAGCCCCTGTGGTCCGGCATCCAGCGCGGCGCCCAGGTGGCCCGGGACGACGCGGGCATCCGCCTGGCCATGCTGGGCGCGCTGCTGGTGTCGGCGCTCGTGGCGCCCTTCATCGGGCTGGTGCCGGTGTTCGCCATCCGCGTCTTCCAGCAGGGGGCGGCGGCCACCTCGCTGCTCGTCACCATGCAGGGCGTGGGCGCGGTGCTCGCGGCGATGCTGCTCGGGCCCCTCATGGAGCGGCTGGGGCGCCGGCGCCTGCTCGAGGCGAGTCTCATCCTGCTCGGGCCCATGGCGGCGGTGTACTGGATGACGCCCACGCTGCACGCCGCGGCGCTCGCCATCGTGGGCCTGGGCGCGCTCTACATGGCCACGCTCACCTGCATCAACACCACGTGCCAGCTGCGCGTGCCGCGCGAGCTCCAGGGCCGCATCAGCAGCCTCTACAGCATGATGATCGCCGTGGGGTACGCCGGGGGAGTGTGGTTGCAGGGCCTGTTGGCCGACCGGTGGGGTGTGCGCCTCGTCACCGGCGCCTGCGCGCTGTTGTTCCTCGCGCTCGTGCTCACCCTGCGGCTGTTGCGCCCGCGCGCCTTCGAGGCCACCGAGGCCCCGTGCGTGGTGGACCCGGCGCACCGCCCGGCGCCCGCGCTGCACCTGGAGGGCAACGACTTCTGA
- a CDS encoding NAD(P)-dependent oxidoreductase: MRLTVFGATGRVGHTLVHDAVGQGHEVTAYVRDPKRLGIKHGKLLVKKGSMEDGTTVAEALRGSDVVVSAIGARDATHPVSVVTHATRAILAAMKAEGVQRLVSVGAAGLLPHAAGGLTGEHGLPPFLRHAFEDHRGALQALQESELDWVVVCPPVMPSGLKTGKYRVAVEALPTGGRQVYAEDVADFTLKVATGTEYHRVRLGIVGD; encoded by the coding sequence ATGCGGTTGACGGTCTTTGGAGCGACGGGACGCGTCGGGCACACCCTGGTGCACGACGCGGTGGGGCAGGGGCACGAGGTGACGGCGTACGTCCGGGATCCCAAGCGCCTGGGCATCAAGCACGGCAAGCTCCTCGTCAAGAAGGGCAGCATGGAGGATGGCACCACCGTCGCCGAGGCCCTGCGCGGCTCGGACGTCGTGGTGAGCGCGATCGGCGCCCGCGACGCCACCCACCCCGTCTCGGTCGTGACGCACGCCACGCGCGCCATCCTCGCGGCCATGAAGGCCGAGGGCGTCCAGCGGCTCGTCTCGGTGGGCGCCGCGGGACTGCTACCCCACGCGGCCGGCGGCCTCACCGGCGAGCACGGCCTTCCCCCCTTCCTGCGCCACGCCTTCGAGGATCACCGCGGCGCGCTGCAGGCCCTCCAGGAGAGCGAGCTGGACTGGGTGGTGGTGTGTCCGCCCGTCATGCCCAGCGGCCTGAAGACGGGCAAGTACCGCGTCGCCGTGGAAGCCCTGCCCACCGGCGGCCGGCAGGTCTACGCCGAGGACGTGGCGGACTTCACCCTCAAGGTGGCCACCGGCACCGAGTACCACCGGGTGCGCCTGGGCATCGTCGGCGACTGA
- a CDS encoding acyl-CoA thioesterase produces MKAPPHGPPFASSTTWNALGAGRYAGRVLPHWFQGRGSYGGLLGGALLRSMMRELNEPERMPRSFTAHFCAPVTEQDALITVRLERAGRQVSHLSARLEQAGQVACLASATFATSRDTPLVFTEARPPQVPTPHALPSASTEAMPAFCAQFDYRWCVGALPSSAASEARLGGWIRPRVAEPLDAPLVVGLLDAYPPAAFARVDGPVLGATMDYTVHFYAPLPLASASPESFYLRAGQSRHAALGYADELADLWSEDGQLLAQLRQMAAIFPQTR; encoded by the coding sequence ATGAAAGCCCCCCCGCACGGCCCTCCCTTCGCCAGCTCCACCACCTGGAACGCGCTCGGAGCGGGGCGCTATGCCGGCCGCGTGCTTCCCCACTGGTTCCAGGGACGCGGCTCCTACGGCGGACTGCTGGGCGGCGCGCTCCTGCGCTCGATGATGCGCGAGCTGAACGAGCCCGAGCGCATGCCGCGCTCGTTCACCGCGCACTTCTGCGCCCCCGTCACCGAGCAGGACGCGCTCATCACCGTGCGCCTGGAGCGCGCTGGACGTCAGGTCTCGCACCTGTCCGCGCGGCTGGAGCAGGCGGGGCAGGTGGCGTGCCTGGCGAGCGCCACCTTCGCCACCTCGCGCGACACGCCGCTCGTGTTCACCGAGGCGCGCCCACCCCAGGTGCCCACGCCCCACGCGCTGCCCTCGGCGTCCACCGAGGCGATGCCCGCCTTCTGCGCCCAATTCGACTACCGCTGGTGCGTGGGCGCGCTCCCCTCCTCCGCGGCCTCCGAGGCGCGGCTGGGCGGGTGGATCCGCCCGCGCGTGGCCGAGCCGCTCGACGCGCCGCTCGTGGTGGGCCTGCTGGATGCCTATCCCCCGGCGGCGTTCGCCCGCGTGGACGGCCCCGTGCTGGGCGCCACCATGGACTACACGGTGCACTTCTACGCCCCCCTGCCGCTCGCCTCCGCCTCGCCCGAGTCCTTCTACCTGCGCGCGGGCCAGTCCCGGCACGCCGCCCTGGGGTACGCGGACGAGCTCGCCGACCTGTGGAGCGAGGACGGCCAGCTGCTCGCCCAGCTGCGGCAGATGGCGGCCATCTTCCCCCAGACACGCTGA
- a CDS encoding M16 family metallopeptidase, giving the protein MRRLFLAVSTLALLAAACRSAPQPTPEPTPSTAPGPQAPATPSTDPEAFRDQPPTAGPAPELVLPRFEQAVLDNGLTVLVSTRKELPLVYVGTAFAAGSASDPQGKWGLADLTYKMMLEGAAGKDTLALDQAFQNLGVSPSVSVGSDGAILGVRVLQRNTEAALALITQVVRQPTFAPKDFERRQKLQLAELVRALGSPGFLAQRTFLDVVFGAAHPYGHPTSGLPETVGSVTVRDVKAFYEKNVGPRTTALVMTGDITLEQAVALAKKSFGDWKGKAVLPPVPPAPPTPARGQVVFVPKKGLDQTIVLMGRPGIAAGHGDESALDLATTVFGGFFGSRLNMNLREDKGYSYGANSGSDARLGVGPLTASSSVRADVTGAAVTEFVNELQGLRERPITPRELEPAREGLIRAFPGSFESVEGLGASASELFLRRRPLDEYARTVAGLEKATPAEVQRVAEAYLGPDAMQIVLVGDPEVIQQQVEPLGLGKLVAREPAKAPAPKP; this is encoded by the coding sequence ATGCGCCGCCTGTTCCTCGCCGTCTCCACCCTGGCGCTGCTCGCCGCGGCGTGCCGCTCGGCGCCCCAGCCCACGCCCGAGCCCACGCCCTCCACGGCCCCCGGCCCCCAGGCCCCCGCCACGCCCTCCACGGACCCCGAGGCCTTCCGGGATCAACCCCCCACCGCCGGCCCCGCGCCCGAGCTGGTGCTGCCCCGCTTCGAGCAGGCGGTGCTGGACAACGGGCTCACCGTGCTGGTGAGCACGCGCAAGGAGCTGCCGCTCGTGTACGTGGGCACCGCCTTCGCCGCGGGCAGCGCGAGCGACCCCCAGGGCAAGTGGGGACTGGCGGATCTCACCTACAAGATGATGCTGGAGGGGGCGGCCGGGAAGGACACGCTCGCCCTGGACCAGGCCTTCCAGAACCTGGGCGTGTCGCCCTCGGTGAGCGTCGGCTCGGACGGGGCCATCCTGGGCGTGCGGGTGCTCCAGCGCAACACCGAGGCGGCGCTGGCGCTCATCACCCAGGTGGTGCGCCAGCCCACGTTCGCGCCCAAGGACTTCGAGCGGCGCCAGAAGCTGCAGCTGGCCGAGCTGGTGCGCGCCCTGGGCAGTCCGGGCTTCCTCGCGCAGCGCACGTTCCTGGACGTGGTGTTCGGCGCGGCGCACCCCTATGGGCACCCGACCAGCGGCCTGCCGGAGACGGTGGGGAGCGTGACGGTGCGCGACGTGAAGGCCTTCTACGAGAAGAACGTGGGCCCGCGCACCACGGCGCTGGTGATGACGGGCGACATCACGCTGGAGCAGGCGGTGGCGCTGGCGAAGAAGTCCTTCGGCGACTGGAAGGGCAAGGCGGTGCTGCCCCCGGTGCCGCCCGCGCCCCCCACGCCCGCGCGCGGCCAGGTGGTGTTCGTGCCCAAGAAGGGGTTGGATCAGACGATCGTCCTGATGGGCCGGCCGGGCATCGCCGCGGGGCACGGGGACGAGTCCGCGCTGGACCTGGCCACCACGGTGTTCGGCGGCTTCTTCGGCAGCCGGCTGAACATGAACCTGCGCGAGGACAAGGGGTACAGCTACGGGGCCAACTCGGGCTCGGACGCGCGGCTGGGCGTGGGGCCGCTGACGGCGTCCTCGTCGGTGCGCGCGGACGTGACGGGCGCGGCGGTCACCGAGTTCGTCAACGAGCTCCAGGGCCTGCGCGAGCGCCCCATCACCCCGCGGGAGCTGGAGCCGGCGCGCGAGGGCCTCATCCGCGCGTTCCCCGGCAGCTTCGAGTCGGTGGAGGGCCTGGGCGCGAGCGCCTCGGAGCTCTTCCTGCGCCGGCGTCCCCTGGACGAGTACGCGCGCACGGTGGCGGGCCTGGAGAAGGCCACGCCCGCCGAGGTGCAGCGTGTGGCCGAGGCCTACCTGGGCCCGGACGCCATGCAGATCGTCCTGGTGGGAGACCCCGAGGTCATCCAGCAGCAGGTGGAGCCGCTGGGGCTCGGCAAGCTGGTGGCGCGGGAGCCGGCGAAGGCACCGGCCCCCAAGCCCTGA
- a CDS encoding sensor histidine kinase, with translation MTSPSPSSEVSTNPETWRRRKRTIAVFAAVIPLLHPLDWLALGHWSPTALGVRLLWSAQMLLYTVLYQALGPRWEQRLANANSVAACCCFLALIHFTGNERSPYLHLLPSMPLIIALIQPRDGRPALLGGIVCTLGTVLMLLAQGQPMAALGWALLTGSATFFGVYGAAQYRKAQEAEHAVRLERARRESLEKLALAERQRAQTEKLATVGRLAAGVVHEINNPLAFVRSNLEFLRTEVLRQSLPGETHAELSEVFEETRQGVERIRQIVLDLRGFSHVDMEEPTECTLSDVVTDAARLAGVRLKNVARLTVALPPGLPGVFAIRRRLAQVVLNLLVNAGDALEEARVRGGEVRVTGVTEGARVALLVEDNGPGFPPEVMPRLFESFFTTKGPDKGTGLGLALSRELVERFGGTLVAENRPEGGARLRLELPVHPAAPSPGS, from the coding sequence ATGACATCCCCGTCCCCCTCGTCCGAGGTGAGCACGAATCCGGAGACGTGGCGGCGGCGCAAACGGACGATCGCGGTGTTCGCCGCGGTCATCCCGCTGCTCCACCCCCTGGACTGGCTCGCCCTGGGCCACTGGAGCCCCACGGCCCTGGGGGTGCGGCTGCTCTGGTCCGCGCAGATGCTGCTGTACACGGTGCTGTACCAGGCACTGGGCCCGCGCTGGGAGCAGCGGCTCGCCAACGCCAACAGCGTCGCCGCCTGCTGCTGCTTCCTCGCCCTCATCCACTTCACCGGCAACGAGCGCAGCCCCTACCTCCACCTGCTGCCCAGCATGCCGCTCATCATCGCGCTCATCCAGCCGCGCGACGGGAGGCCCGCCCTGCTCGGTGGCATCGTCTGCACCCTGGGCACGGTGCTGATGTTGCTCGCCCAGGGCCAGCCCATGGCGGCGCTCGGCTGGGCCCTGCTCACGGGCTCGGCCACGTTCTTCGGCGTGTATGGCGCGGCGCAGTACCGCAAGGCACAGGAGGCCGAGCACGCCGTGCGGCTGGAGCGCGCCCGCCGCGAGAGCCTGGAGAAGCTCGCGCTGGCCGAGCGCCAGCGCGCCCAGACGGAGAAGCTGGCCACGGTGGGCAGGCTCGCGGCGGGCGTGGTGCATGAAATCAACAACCCGCTGGCCTTCGTGCGCTCCAACCTGGAGTTCCTGCGCACCGAGGTGCTGCGCCAGTCGCTGCCCGGGGAGACGCACGCGGAGCTGAGCGAGGTGTTCGAGGAGACGCGCCAGGGCGTGGAGCGCATCCGGCAGATCGTCCTGGACCTGCGGGGCTTCTCGCACGTGGACATGGAGGAGCCGACCGAGTGCACGCTGTCGGACGTGGTGACGGACGCGGCGCGGCTGGCGGGCGTGCGGCTCAAGAACGTGGCGCGGCTGACGGTGGCGCTGCCCCCGGGGCTGCCCGGCGTCTTCGCCATCCGCCGGCGCCTGGCGCAGGTGGTGCTCAACCTGCTCGTCAACGCGGGTGACGCGCTGGAGGAAGCGCGGGTGCGTGGCGGCGAGGTGCGTGTCACGGGCGTGACCGAGGGCGCGCGCGTGGCGCTGCTGGTGGAGGACAACGGCCCGGGCTTTCCCCCCGAGGTGATGCCCCGCCTCTTCGAGTCCTTCTTCACCACCAAGGGGCCCGACAAGGGCACGGGGCTCGGGCTGGCCCTGTCGCGCGAGCTGGTGGAGCGCTTCGGCGGCACGCTCGTGGCCGAGAACCGGCCCGAGGGCGGCGCCCGGCTGCGCCTGGAGTTGCCCGTGCACCCGGCGGCCCCGTCACCCGGGAGTTGA
- a CDS encoding secretin N-terminal domain-containing protein has protein sequence MRSSRAVCLALALTTLPVQAREPGRTRRVSLDVVRAPVEEVLRGLAEMGGLNLVLSEEVGGTVTLTLRDVPWTQAFQGVLVSQGLGMERKGNILRVAPLRVLQEEAEARARLAQARKDEGPLRTWLLPVSHARAAELLPQVQALLSPRGRVSVDARTNTLIVTDVEAPVLP, from the coding sequence ATGCGCTCTTCCCGCGCCGTGTGTCTCGCGCTGGCCCTCACCACCCTGCCCGTCCAGGCGCGCGAGCCGGGTCGGACCCGGCGTGTCTCGCTCGACGTGGTGCGGGCTCCGGTGGAGGAGGTGCTGCGGGGGCTCGCGGAGATGGGCGGGCTGAACCTGGTGCTCTCCGAGGAGGTGGGGGGCACGGTGACGCTCACGCTGCGCGACGTGCCGTGGACGCAGGCGTTCCAGGGGGTGCTGGTGTCCCAGGGGCTGGGCATGGAGCGCAAGGGCAACATCCTGCGCGTGGCGCCCCTGCGGGTGCTCCAGGAGGAGGCCGAGGCGCGGGCGCGGCTCGCCCAGGCGCGCAAGGACGAGGGCCCGTTGCGCACCTGGTTGCTTCCGGTGAGCCATGCGCGGGCGGCGGAACTGCTGCCCCAGGTCCAGGCGCTGTTGTCGCCCCGGGGGCGGGTGAGCGTGGATGCGCGCACCAACACGCTCATCGTCACGGACGTGGAGGCGCCCGTGCTGCCGTAG
- the dnaA gene encoding chromosomal replication initiator protein DnaA yields MNALARPLPATSSAEILWERMLDCLRQDKLEYALGWIGRMRPLEVREDTLVMGVPDRFYRDWLDDHYRPLLESTLARVADRPMELAYEVVPGLAPAPNLQPPPSSQKPEGARPPRMNARFTFQTFVVADSNQLAAAAAAAVSDSPGRAYNPLYIYGGTGLGKTHLLHAIGNKIWERDPSQRVVYLSSEQFTNEFIESVREQRMPEFRRKFRDECDVLLIDDVQFLGRKEETQREFFHTFNTLHELGKAIILTSDMVPAEVPGLEERLRSRFSMGLITDIQEPTFETRVAILQKKAVLEGLDLPDEVAHFIARAIQKNVRELEGALVKVSAIHSLSRQPVTVDFAAHVLKDVLPTRHVVDVETIQKEVARYYKVPAEALKEDRRHKALAHARQVAMYLSRKLTKASFPEIGARFSKDHSTVISAVRKVEKLRESDLGVKRELDELEAKLVGE; encoded by the coding sequence GTGAACGCGCTCGCCCGCCCCCTGCCCGCCACCTCAAGTGCCGAGATCCTCTGGGAGAGGATGTTGGACTGCCTCCGCCAGGACAAGCTCGAGTACGCGCTCGGGTGGATTGGCCGGATGCGGCCCCTGGAGGTGCGCGAGGACACCCTGGTGATGGGCGTGCCGGACCGCTTCTACCGGGACTGGCTGGACGACCACTACCGGCCGCTGCTCGAGTCCACGCTCGCGCGGGTGGCGGACCGGCCGATGGAGCTCGCCTACGAGGTGGTGCCGGGCCTGGCCCCGGCGCCCAACCTCCAGCCCCCGCCGTCCTCGCAGAAGCCCGAGGGCGCCCGGCCCCCGCGCATGAACGCGCGCTTCACCTTCCAGACGTTCGTGGTGGCCGACAGCAACCAGCTCGCGGCGGCGGCCGCCGCGGCGGTGAGCGACAGCCCGGGGCGCGCCTACAACCCGCTCTACATCTACGGCGGCACGGGCCTGGGCAAGACGCACCTGTTGCACGCCATCGGCAACAAAATCTGGGAGCGCGACCCGAGCCAGCGCGTGGTGTACCTGTCGAGCGAGCAGTTCACCAACGAGTTCATCGAGAGCGTGCGCGAGCAGCGCATGCCGGAGTTCCGGCGCAAGTTCCGCGACGAGTGCGACGTGCTGCTCATCGACGACGTGCAGTTCCTCGGGAGGAAGGAAGAGACGCAGCGCGAGTTCTTCCACACCTTCAACACGCTGCACGAGCTGGGCAAGGCCATCATCCTGACGAGCGACATGGTGCCCGCGGAGGTGCCGGGGCTCGAGGAGCGGCTGCGCAGCCGCTTCAGCATGGGGCTCATCACGGACATCCAAGAGCCCACCTTCGAGACGCGCGTGGCCATCCTCCAGAAGAAGGCGGTGCTCGAGGGCCTGGACCTGCCGGACGAGGTGGCGCACTTCATCGCCCGGGCCATCCAGAAGAACGTGCGCGAGCTGGAGGGGGCGCTGGTGAAGGTGAGCGCCATCCACTCGCTGAGCCGCCAGCCGGTGACGGTGGACTTCGCGGCGCACGTGCTCAAGGACGTGCTGCCCACGCGCCACGTGGTGGACGTGGAGACCATCCAGAAGGAGGTCGCGCGCTACTACAAGGTGCCCGCCGAGGCCCTCAAGGAGGACCGGCGCCACAAGGCGCTCGCGCACGCGCGCCAGGTGGCCATGTACTTGAGCCGCAAGCTGACCAAGGCCTCGTTCCCGGAGATCGGCGCGCGCTTCAGCAAGGACCACTCCACCGTCATCTCCGCGGTGCGCAAGGTGGAGAAGCTGCGCGAGTCGGACCTCGGCGTGAAGCGCGAGCTGGATGAGCTCGAGGCGAAGCTCGTCGGCGAGTAG
- a CDS encoding class I SAM-dependent methyltransferase → MFHPKGPGFGELIHQGLQSVERGYDLLAPKFDYTPFRTPEDVLTASFALAGGPRSVDRALDVCCGTGAALRHLRPLCRQDVVGVDVSQGMLDEARRHVEHAPGEARVELVRGDALALPWHEAFDLVTSFGAFGHILERDEPRLVEGIHRALRPGGRFLFVTADRPSPWRPGYWMARAFNAAMHVRNALWRPPFVMYYLTFLLPRARSLLEARGFHVAVHRDTLPERYARAGLCVVVATRA, encoded by the coding sequence ATGTTCCATCCCAAGGGACCCGGTTTCGGAGAGTTGATCCACCAAGGCTTGCAGTCCGTGGAGCGGGGCTATGACTTGCTCGCCCCGAAGTTCGACTACACGCCCTTTCGCACGCCCGAGGACGTGCTGACGGCGAGCTTCGCCCTGGCCGGAGGCCCCCGGAGCGTGGACCGGGCCCTGGACGTGTGCTGCGGCACGGGAGCCGCCCTGCGCCACCTGCGCCCCCTGTGCCGCCAGGACGTGGTGGGCGTGGACGTGAGCCAGGGCATGCTCGACGAGGCCCGGCGCCACGTGGAGCACGCGCCCGGCGAGGCCCGCGTGGAGCTGGTGCGCGGCGACGCCCTGGCGCTGCCCTGGCACGAGGCGTTCGACCTGGTGACGAGCTTCGGGGCCTTCGGCCACATCCTCGAGCGCGACGAGCCCCGTCTGGTGGAGGGCATCCACCGCGCCTTGCGCCCGGGGGGCCGCTTCCTCTTCGTCACCGCGGATCGGCCCTCGCCCTGGCGCCCGGGCTACTGGATGGCCCGCGCCTTCAATGCCGCCATGCACGTGCGCAACGCGCTCTGGCGGCCTCCCTTCGTCATGTACTACCTCACCTTCCTGCTGCCACGCGCCCGCTCGCTCCTGGAGGCGCGGGGCTTCCACGTGGCGGTGCACCGCGACACCCTGCCCGAGCGTTATGCCCGGGCCGGACTGTGCGTGGTGGTCGCCACCCGGGCATGA